One part of the Arthrobacter sp. EM1 genome encodes these proteins:
- a CDS encoding alpha-amylase family glycosyl hydrolase has translation MGGRESTHAAQRRAVPGSGTDTDWYLHLFSPEQPDWNWRNPAVGDYFDGVLRLWFDKGVDGLRIDVAHALFKADGLPDSPSTGGVVDGLRSNPQVSDQEEVHEVYRRWRTLAEKYQPHRLLVGEVNLEPARAARYTRADEMQQAFAFAFVKLGWDPAAWAAAGTELEAARLLHGATPTWALENHDIVRSVTRFGGGNVGALRARAALVALPGPAYLYQGQELALPEVDVPMESRVDPMWARGGVSRDGARVPLPWTEDAALSHGFSRAETVAVKSPTPWLPIPAGWGTHAIELQQQDPASSLALVTNALRLRRLLWNNEVFGPDDGGTWRVEAGNLLICERSADFFVAVAMGSEPVQLPTGSVLLSAAPLTEDGWLQPNDAAWVLRG, from the coding sequence ATCGGCGGCCGCGAGAGCACACATGCGGCCCAACGGCGAGCCGTTCCAGGGTCCGGGACGGACACCGACTGGTACCTGCACCTCTTCTCCCCCGAGCAGCCGGACTGGAACTGGCGCAACCCCGCCGTCGGCGACTACTTCGACGGCGTGCTGCGCCTCTGGTTCGACAAGGGCGTGGACGGGCTCCGGATCGACGTCGCGCATGCCCTGTTCAAGGCCGACGGCCTGCCGGACTCGCCCTCCACCGGCGGAGTGGTGGACGGGCTGCGGTCCAACCCGCAGGTCTCGGACCAGGAAGAAGTCCACGAGGTCTACCGCCGCTGGCGCACCCTCGCCGAGAAGTATCAACCGCACCGCCTGCTGGTAGGCGAGGTCAACCTGGAACCGGCCCGCGCCGCCCGCTACACCCGGGCCGATGAAATGCAGCAGGCCTTTGCCTTCGCGTTTGTGAAGCTCGGCTGGGATCCGGCGGCGTGGGCCGCCGCGGGGACTGAACTCGAAGCTGCCCGCCTGCTGCACGGCGCCACGCCGACGTGGGCGCTGGAGAACCACGACATCGTCCGGTCCGTCACCCGGTTTGGTGGTGGGAATGTTGGCGCCCTGCGGGCCAGGGCCGCTTTGGTGGCTTTGCCTGGCCCTGCGTATCTCTACCAGGGCCAGGAGCTCGCACTGCCTGAGGTCGACGTCCCGATGGAATCCCGGGTGGATCCGATGTGGGCCCGCGGCGGGGTCTCCCGCGACGGTGCCCGCGTCCCGCTGCCGTGGACGGAGGACGCGGCACTGAGCCACGGGTTCTCGCGGGCCGAAACTGTGGCCGTCAAGTCACCAACGCCGTGGCTGCCTATTCCGGCGGGATGGGGCACGCACGCGATCGAGCTCCAGCAGCAGGATCCGGCGTCGTCGCTTGCCTTGGTCACCAACGCGCTACGGCTGCGCCGGCTGCTGTGGAACAACGAGGTCTTCGGCCCGGACGACGGCGGCACCTGGCGCGTTGAGGCCGGGAACCTGCTGATCTGCGAACGCAGCGCGGACTTCTTCGTCGCCGTCGCGATGGGGAGCGAACCGGTGCAGCTGCCCACCGGTTCCGTGCTGCTCAGCGCCGCGCCCCTCACCGAGGACGGCTGGCTGCAGCCGAACGACGCGGCGTGGGTGCTGCGGGGCTGA
- a CDS encoding thiamine pyrophosphate-binding protein produces MTTLTVSGRVAQILSSYLSDVFGVMGNGNVYFLDAAEKLGLRFSAVRHEGAAIAAADAYYRTSGRLAAGTTTYGPGYTNALTALAEAVQAQIPVVLVTGDAPTTGARPWDVDQAAIAAGLGAATFTVTRDAAGSITRQAVEYALTQRTAVVIAIPYDLAALEAADEELPAPPARTVTDDVDGGLGQVARLLAGAKRPLILAGRGAHLAGAAPELRELADRLGAVTAGTALALNLLEGEGYLGVAGGFGTDTAAGIMGEADVVLVAGASLSAFTMRFGHLLGPDSTVIQIDTALQPTHPRVDTFVSADAKSAAGHLLRMLEGAASPDAGFRGAWRAEARKRLAEGPAHHPGSEETADGRLDPRSLATALEDVLPERRTVVQDGGHFLGWAPMYWNIPRPQDLVMVGTAYQTIGLGLASAVGAARAVEAGRTLVLASGDGGFLMGLSDLESLIGAASSAVVVIYNDAAYGAEIHQYGSQGLTDKPMLIPEVDFSGVARALGAESAIIRSLADLSALQDWIDAGAKGTFVADCRITSSVRAPWLSEWMEASRAAKAAVAG; encoded by the coding sequence ATGACTACTCTCACCGTGTCCGGCCGCGTGGCGCAGATTCTCAGCAGCTATCTCAGCGATGTCTTCGGCGTGATGGGCAACGGGAACGTCTACTTCCTGGACGCCGCGGAAAAGCTGGGCCTCCGCTTCTCCGCCGTCCGGCACGAGGGCGCCGCCATCGCCGCGGCCGACGCCTACTACCGGACGTCGGGACGTCTCGCCGCGGGCACCACCACCTACGGCCCCGGCTACACCAATGCACTGACCGCCCTCGCCGAGGCGGTCCAGGCGCAGATCCCCGTGGTGCTGGTCACCGGGGACGCCCCCACCACCGGCGCCCGGCCCTGGGACGTGGACCAGGCGGCCATCGCCGCAGGCCTCGGCGCCGCCACGTTCACCGTCACCCGCGACGCCGCGGGTTCCATCACCCGGCAGGCGGTGGAGTACGCACTCACCCAGCGCACCGCCGTCGTGATTGCCATCCCCTACGACCTTGCGGCCCTTGAGGCTGCGGACGAGGAACTTCCGGCACCCCCGGCACGAACGGTGACGGACGACGTCGACGGCGGCCTTGGGCAGGTAGCCCGCCTGCTCGCCGGGGCGAAGCGGCCGCTGATCCTCGCCGGCCGCGGCGCGCACCTCGCCGGAGCCGCCCCGGAGCTCCGGGAGCTCGCCGACCGGCTCGGCGCCGTGACCGCCGGAACCGCCCTGGCGCTCAACCTCCTCGAAGGCGAGGGATACCTCGGCGTGGCGGGCGGCTTCGGAACGGACACCGCAGCCGGGATTATGGGTGAGGCCGATGTGGTCCTCGTGGCCGGGGCAAGCCTGAGCGCCTTCACCATGCGGTTCGGGCACCTGCTCGGCCCGGACAGCACCGTCATTCAGATCGACACCGCCCTGCAGCCGACGCACCCGCGGGTGGATACGTTCGTCAGCGCGGACGCGAAGTCCGCGGCCGGACACCTCCTGCGGATGCTTGAGGGCGCGGCCTCGCCGGACGCCGGCTTCCGCGGAGCGTGGCGCGCGGAAGCCCGCAAACGGCTGGCCGAAGGACCGGCCCACCACCCGGGCTCCGAGGAGACCGCGGACGGCCGGCTGGACCCGCGTTCCCTGGCCACCGCGTTGGAGGACGTGCTGCCGGAGCGCCGCACGGTGGTCCAGGACGGCGGGCACTTCCTCGGCTGGGCACCGATGTACTGGAACATCCCGCGGCCCCAGGACCTGGTGATGGTGGGGACCGCCTACCAGACCATCGGGCTGGGCCTCGCCAGCGCCGTCGGGGCAGCCCGCGCGGTGGAGGCCGGCCGCACCCTGGTGCTGGCCTCCGGCGACGGCGGTTTCCTGATGGGCCTGTCCGACCTCGAATCGCTGATTGGCGCGGCGAGCAGCGCCGTCGTCGTGATCTACAACGATGCCGCCTATGGAGCCGAAATCCACCAGTACGGCTCCCAGGGCCTGACCGACAAGCCCATGCTGATCCCCGAGGTGGACTTCAGCGGCGTCGCTCGGGCGCTTGGTGCCGAATCGGCGATCATCCGCTCGCTGGCGGACCTTTCCGCGTTGCAGGACTGGATCGATGCCGGCGCAAAGGGAACCTTCGTGGCCGACTGCCGCATCACCTCCAGCGTCCGGGCCCCGTGGCTGAGCGAGTGGATGGAGGCCTCGCGGGCGGCGAAGGCGGCGGTGGCTGGCTAG
- a CDS encoding Lrp/AsnC family transcriptional regulator codes for MTILHSRTLDSLDGRIILALDKDPEASALALSRTLGVARNTVHARLARLERSGALRSFSRRLDPAALGYELMAFLSLSISQTRTGAVEDGLAAIPEVIEVHATTGDADLMAKVVARGTADLYRITNQILEIEGIQRTSTAISVLELMPPRYDGLLSRLSEQEPRAAG; via the coding sequence ATGACCATCCTGCACTCCCGCACCCTGGATTCACTCGACGGCAGGATCATCCTGGCCCTGGATAAGGATCCGGAGGCCAGCGCCCTGGCACTCTCCCGGACACTCGGCGTCGCACGGAACACGGTCCATGCCCGGCTGGCACGGCTCGAGCGCAGCGGCGCCCTCCGCTCCTTCAGCCGTCGACTGGATCCCGCTGCACTCGGCTATGAACTGATGGCCTTCCTCTCCCTGTCCATCAGCCAGACCCGGACAGGTGCGGTGGAAGACGGGCTCGCCGCGATCCCGGAGGTCATTGAGGTTCACGCCACGACCGGCGACGCGGACCTCATGGCCAAGGTGGTGGCACGCGGCACGGCGGATCTCTATCGCATCACCAACCAGATCCTGGAAATCGAGGGGATTCAACGGACGAGCACGGCCATTTCCGTGCTGGAACTCATGCCGCCCCGCTACGACGGACTGCTGAGCCGGCTCTCCGAGCAGGAGCCCCGCGCTGCCGGCTAA
- the hisC gene encoding histidinol-phosphate transaminase has translation MTRDQLRTAPDTALPTLRGAVSGLPPYVPGRRSAGTDIAALASNESHYEALPAAAAAVAAAAGTMNRYPDSAAVELRERIARHFGVTAGEVAVGPGSVGVLQQIITGLCDAGDEVIFAWRSFEAYPILVELAGARPVRVPLDTFEGHDLDAMAAAVTARTKVILLCTPNNPTGVPISHERIEAFLRSVRSDILVVVDEAYVEYAEAGSGPDSLSLYRQFPNVCILRTFSKAYGLAGLRVGYAVAAPAIAEGLRRTALPFSVSALAQKAAIASLDAGEEMESRVTAVKQERARMAAQLEAQGWKLPPSQGNFLWIRADESLQARLVDAFDRAGIMVRAYRGDGVRITVAGPAANNRVLRVLEAHAA, from the coding sequence ATGACCCGTGATCAGCTCCGCACCGCACCGGACACCGCACTCCCCACCCTTCGTGGCGCCGTGTCCGGCCTCCCGCCGTATGTCCCGGGCCGGCGCAGCGCAGGCACCGACATTGCTGCCCTTGCCAGCAACGAAAGCCACTACGAGGCGCTGCCCGCTGCCGCCGCCGCGGTGGCCGCAGCGGCCGGTACCATGAACCGCTACCCCGACAGTGCCGCCGTCGAACTCCGTGAACGGATCGCCAGGCACTTCGGCGTCACCGCCGGAGAGGTCGCGGTGGGACCCGGCAGCGTGGGCGTCCTCCAGCAGATCATCACCGGCCTGTGCGATGCCGGGGATGAAGTGATCTTCGCGTGGCGCTCCTTCGAGGCGTACCCCATCCTGGTGGAGCTGGCCGGCGCCCGGCCGGTCCGCGTTCCGCTGGACACCTTTGAAGGCCACGACCTCGATGCCATGGCCGCAGCCGTCACCGCCCGCACCAAGGTGATCCTGCTCTGCACCCCCAACAACCCGACCGGCGTGCCGATCAGCCACGAGCGCATCGAGGCCTTCCTGCGCTCTGTCCGTTCCGACATCCTTGTGGTGGTCGACGAGGCCTACGTGGAGTACGCCGAAGCGGGCAGCGGCCCCGATTCGCTGTCGCTCTACCGCCAGTTCCCGAACGTCTGCATCCTGCGCACCTTCTCGAAGGCCTACGGCCTCGCCGGCCTGCGCGTGGGCTACGCCGTGGCGGCGCCGGCCATCGCCGAGGGACTGCGGCGCACCGCCCTTCCCTTTTCGGTGAGTGCGCTGGCCCAGAAGGCTGCCATCGCGTCGCTGGACGCCGGGGAAGAGATGGAATCGCGGGTGACAGCCGTCAAGCAGGAGCGCGCCCGGATGGCCGCGCAGCTCGAAGCCCAGGGCTGGAAGCTGCCGCCGAGCCAGGGCAACTTCCTCTGGATCCGCGCGGATGAGAGCCTCCAGGCAAGGCTCGTGGACGCGTTTGACCGCGCGGGCATCATGGTCCGGGCCTACCGAGGTGACGGGGTGCGGATCACCGTTGCCGGCCCCGCCGCCAACAACCGCGTGCTCCGGGTTTTGGAAGCCCACGCAGCCTGA
- a CDS encoding amino acid permease, with amino-acid sequence MEQQTKTSGRPLGAALKPRQLTMMGLGSAIGAGLFIGSGAGIQAAGPAVLISYLVAGTLIILVMWALGEMAAANPDSGAFSVYTAKAYGPVAGATVGWLWWLQLVVVIAAEALGAAGLLATIFPALPVWLMAFVFIVLLTAVNLTSVKNFGEFEFWFALLKVAAIVGFLLVGAALLFGWLPGVQSPGLSNFTGAGFAPSGFAGIATALFVVAFAFGGTEIVSVAAAETAEPARSVKKAVRTVLWRILVFYIASIFIIAAVVPVGSAGLKSPFAAVLDAAGMPGAATAITLVAVAALLSALNANLYGASRMAFSLAERGDAPRLLASVSKARVPVIAVLASVAFGVVTVGLELAFPDQVLPVLLNIVGSTCLLVWTSALLAQLALRLRADREGTELPLRMPGFPWLTGFGLLILAAIFTVGFIGEDSRPQLLSTFSLVALLAVANWVHQRNRKVVPVVESSDGAKEPVLID; translated from the coding sequence ATGGAACAACAGACAAAGACGTCTGGCCGCCCGCTCGGCGCCGCACTCAAACCCCGCCAGCTCACGATGATGGGCCTGGGAAGCGCCATCGGTGCGGGCCTGTTCATCGGCTCCGGGGCCGGCATCCAGGCCGCCGGCCCGGCCGTGCTGATCTCCTACCTGGTGGCCGGCACTCTCATCATCCTGGTGATGTGGGCCCTCGGCGAAATGGCCGCAGCCAACCCGGACAGCGGAGCCTTCTCCGTCTATACCGCCAAGGCCTACGGGCCGGTGGCCGGTGCCACTGTGGGGTGGCTCTGGTGGCTGCAGCTCGTGGTGGTCATCGCCGCCGAAGCGCTCGGCGCGGCAGGCCTGCTGGCCACCATCTTCCCGGCCCTGCCGGTGTGGCTGATGGCCTTCGTGTTCATCGTGCTGCTCACCGCCGTGAACCTCACCAGTGTGAAGAACTTCGGCGAGTTTGAGTTCTGGTTCGCCCTGCTCAAGGTGGCAGCAATCGTCGGGTTCCTCCTGGTGGGCGCAGCCCTGCTCTTCGGCTGGCTGCCGGGAGTGCAGTCGCCGGGCCTGTCCAACTTCACCGGTGCCGGCTTCGCACCCAGCGGTTTCGCCGGGATTGCCACAGCACTGTTCGTGGTGGCCTTCGCGTTCGGCGGCACCGAGATTGTCTCCGTGGCGGCAGCTGAGACCGCCGAGCCGGCCCGCAGCGTGAAGAAAGCGGTCCGCACGGTGCTGTGGCGCATTCTGGTTTTCTACATCGCTTCCATCTTTATTATTGCGGCAGTGGTCCCCGTGGGTTCGGCGGGGCTGAAGAGCCCGTTCGCGGCGGTACTGGACGCCGCCGGCATGCCCGGTGCTGCCACCGCCATCACCCTGGTGGCCGTGGCGGCACTGCTCTCCGCGCTCAACGCCAACCTCTACGGCGCCTCCCGGATGGCGTTCTCCCTCGCCGAGCGGGGCGACGCGCCGCGCCTGCTCGCCTCGGTGTCCAAGGCACGGGTCCCGGTTATCGCAGTCCTGGCCAGCGTCGCCTTCGGCGTTGTCACGGTCGGGCTGGAGCTGGCGTTCCCCGATCAAGTCCTTCCCGTCCTGCTCAACATTGTGGGCTCGACCTGCCTGCTGGTGTGGACGTCTGCGCTCCTGGCCCAGCTCGCGCTGCGGCTCCGCGCCGACCGCGAGGGGACGGAGCTTCCCCTGCGGATGCCCGGCTTCCCGTGGCTGACGGGCTTTGGCTTGCTCATCCTCGCGGCGATCTTCACGGTGGGCTTCATCGGCGAGGACTCACGCCCCCAGCTGCTGAGCACTTTCTCGCTTGTGGCGCTGCTGGCGGTGGCGAACTGGGTGCACCAGCGGAACCGGAAGGTTGTGCCGGTTGTGGAGTCTTCGGACGGTGCCAAGGAGCCAGTGCTCATCGACTGA
- a CDS encoding sigma-70 family RNA polymerase sigma factor, whose translation MGNLEFDNERLWSRGIKGDGGAFRVLYIRYRDRIFRHAYRLSGDRQDAEDIMATAFLELWRRRAKLRVVEGFVLPWLLVTTTNTARKSGRAALRYGRLLDSLPRRSETSDPMGDDVFHGHRDALDKDLARALGALNSTDLHLVSLVVFEEFTIAAAAILGLTPGSAKTRMHRARKRMKVAIPGTHPIPTPTTVLEGARS comes from the coding sequence ATGGGGAACCTTGAATTCGATAATGAGAGGCTATGGTCTCGCGGCATCAAGGGCGATGGCGGGGCCTTCAGGGTTTTGTACATCCGGTACCGCGACAGGATTTTCCGTCATGCCTATCGGCTTTCCGGGGACCGACAGGATGCCGAGGACATCATGGCCACGGCCTTCCTTGAACTCTGGAGGCGCCGGGCCAAATTGCGGGTGGTGGAAGGATTCGTCCTTCCTTGGTTGCTCGTCACGACAACGAACACTGCACGGAAAAGCGGGCGGGCGGCGCTGCGCTACGGGCGGCTCTTGGATTCCCTTCCCAGAAGATCCGAAACGTCCGATCCAATGGGCGACGACGTCTTTCACGGCCACCGGGACGCGCTGGATAAGGATCTCGCCAGGGCCCTCGGGGCTTTGAACTCCACGGATCTGCACTTGGTGAGCCTGGTGGTTTTCGAGGAATTCACCATCGCCGCTGCAGCCATTCTTGGGCTGACGCCCGGGTCGGCCAAAACTCGGATGCACCGGGCACGCAAGCGCATGAAGGTCGCCATTCCCGGCACACATCCTATTCCCACCCCAACGACGGTTTTGGAAGGAGCACGGTCATGA
- a CDS encoding deoxynucleoside kinase, producing MTVTVIKILGSIAAGKSTLAHALANDLDLTLARENPESNPFLPRMSEEPQRWCFANQVWYINEAVNSLHCRPGAGGLVADHSVEEVVDVHTPVFRANGWLDDEETKLLGELGAAHGSIADLYIWLDAPPDVLLDRVRARGRPADRVPEAEYLTAVANARREFLLKTTAPVLRIPSDEIDFRMEEARTSLVEDIRRLLYRERTQ from the coding sequence GTGACGGTCACTGTGATAAAAATCCTGGGGAGTATTGCCGCTGGAAAGTCCACTTTGGCGCATGCCTTGGCTAATGATCTCGATCTTACTTTGGCTAGGGAGAATCCAGAATCGAACCCTTTCCTTCCACGGATGTCGGAAGAGCCTCAGCGATGGTGCTTTGCTAACCAAGTCTGGTACATCAACGAAGCCGTCAACTCACTGCACTGCCGACCAGGGGCGGGTGGACTAGTGGCCGACCACTCGGTGGAAGAAGTCGTGGACGTGCACACCCCGGTCTTTAGGGCTAATGGCTGGCTCGACGACGAGGAGACGAAACTGCTTGGGGAGCTTGGGGCTGCCCATGGATCAATCGCGGATCTCTACATATGGCTCGACGCCCCGCCTGACGTTCTTCTCGACAGGGTTAGAGCGCGGGGTCGACCTGCAGATCGGGTTCCCGAAGCTGAATACCTCACAGCGGTGGCCAATGCACGCAGAGAGTTCCTTCTGAAGACAACAGCACCCGTGCTGCGGATTCCGTCAGACGAGATAGATTTCAGAATGGAAGAGGCGCGCACATCCCTAGTGGAGGACATCCGTCGCCTGCTTTACCGTGAGCGGACTCAATGA